In Caretta caretta isolate rCarCar2 chromosome 4, rCarCar1.hap1, whole genome shotgun sequence, one genomic interval encodes:
- the HNRNPDL gene encoding heterogeneous nuclear ribonucleoprotein D-like, producing the protein MEDMTEYSGGLEEFAEGSKINASKNQQDDGKMFIGGLSWDTSKKDLTEYLSRFGEVVDCTIKTDPVTGRSRGFGFVLFKDAASVDKVLELKEHKLDGKLIDPKRAKALKGKEPPKKVFVGGLSPDTSEEQIKEYFGAFGEIENIELPMDTKTNERRGFCFITYTDEEPVKKLLESRYHQIGSGKCEIKVAQPKEVYRQQQQQQQKGGRGASSGGRGGGRGRGRGQGQNWNQGFNNYYDQGYGNYNSTYSDPSYSGYGGYDYSGYNYPSYGYGQGYADYSGQQSTYGKASRGGGNHQNNYQPY; encoded by the exons ATGGAGGACATGACCGAGTACAGCGGCGGCCTGGAGGAGTTCGCCGAGGGCTCCAAGATCAACGCCAGCAAGAACCAGCAGGACGATGG TAAAATGTTCATAGGAGGCCTCAGCTGGGACACAAGCAAGAAAGACTTGACAGAATATTTATCTCGGTTTGGAGAAGTTGTGGACTGCACAATTAAAACAGATCCAGTGACTGGGCGGTCCAGGGGATTTGGCTTTGTGCTCTTCAAAGATGCTGCCAGTGTTGACAAG GTCTTGGAGCTGAAGGAACACAAACTGGATGGCAAGTTAATTGATCCTAAAAGGGCAAAAGCACTGAAGGGAAAAGAGCCACCAAAAAAAGTGTTTGTTGGTGGACTGAGTCCAGATACATctgaagaacaaattaaagaatATTTTGGTGCTTTTGGAGAG ATTGAAAATATTGAACTTCCCATGGACACAAAGACAAATGAAAGGAGGGGTTTTTGTTTCATCACATATACAGATGAAGAGCCAGTAAAAAAATTATTAGAAAGCCGATACCATCAAATTGGTTCTGGCAAG TGTGAGATCAAAGTAGCACAGCCCAAAGAAGTGtataggcagcagcagcagcaacaacagaaAGGTGGAAGAGGTGCTTCTTCTGGTGGCCGAGGTGGTGGCAGGGGACGTGGCAGGG GTCAGGGACAAAACTGGAACCAAGGATTTAATAATTATTATGATCAAGGATATGGAAATTACAACAGCACTTACAGTGATCCAAGCTACAGTGGTTATGGTGGATATGATTATTCTGGCTACAATTATCCAAGCTATGGATATGGACAGGGATATGCAGACTACAGTG GTCAACAAAGCACATATGGAAAAGCATCCCGAGGTGGCGGCAATCACCAAAACAACTACCAGCCATATTAA
- the ENOPH1 gene encoding enolase-phosphatase E1, with product MVVFAVPAEVAVILLDIEGTTTPITYVKDTLFPYIRDNVKEYLRMHWEEEECQQDISLLRKQAEEDSNVDGVVPIPLETGNGEDEVEQVIQAVVDNVHWQMSLDRKTTALKQLQGHMWRAAYATGHMKGEFFQDVVPAIRKWREAGMKVYIYSSGSVEAQKLLFGYSTEGDILELFDGHFDTKIGHKVESESYRRIASSIGCSTNNVLFLTDVTREANAAEEADMHVAVVLRPGNAGLTDDEKSYYSLITSFNELFLPSST from the exons ATGGTGGTGTTCGCGGTGCCTGCAGAAGTCGCTGTGATCCTGCTGGATATCGAAGGCACCACCACGCCGATTACCTATGTCAAG GACACACTATTTCCGTACATCAGAGATAATGTTAAAGAGTACCTGCGTATGcactgggaagaggaggagtgcCAGCAGGACATCAGCCTTTTGAGGAAACAG GCTGAAGAGGATTCCAACGTGGATGGCGTTGTGCCTATTCCTTTAGAAACTGGAAATGGAGAAGATGAAGTGGAACAGGTCATCCAGGCTGTAGTAGACAATGTGCACTGGCAGATGTCCCTGGACAGAAAGACCACAGCATTGAAACAGCTGCAGGGTCACATGTGGAGGGCAGCCTATGCAACTGGACACATGAAGGGAGA ATTCTTCCAGGACGTGGTTCCAGCCATCAGGAAGTGGAGGGAAGCAGGAATGAAAGTGTATATCTATTCTTCAGGGAGCGTGGAGGCCCAGAAGCTTCTATTTGGATACTCAACAGAAGGTGATATTCTAGAG CTCTTCGATGGCCACTTCGATACCAAAATAGGTCACAAGGTAGAGAGTGAGAGTTACAGGAGGATTGCATCAAGCATCGGGTGTTCAACTAACAACGTTCTCTTCCTGACAGATGTCACTCGAG AGGCAaatgctgcagaagaagcagaCATGCACGTGGCTGTGGTCCTGAGGCCAGGTAATGCAGGGCTAACAGACGATGAGAAGTCATATTACAGTCTCATCACGTCTTTCAATGAACTGTTCCTGCCTTCCTCCACTTAG